The proteins below come from a single Caenibius sp. WL genomic window:
- a CDS encoding SOS response-associated peptidase family protein, translating into MCNLYRLDPSQKVFDFTAEEIQQLNVPLDIYPNYPGIVIESGQPKAMNWGFPARLKHMKPTSKPKPVNNTRDDKLRTFFWRDSFERRRCLIPVSQWAEAWGKPGAMTKTWYSLPDTDAFAVAGIWRHSDEWGLCYSMVMTDANMQMAEAHDRMPVILAPDDYQQWTHGTPDEAFALVQTWQGPLVVDATDELWSVKR; encoded by the coding sequence GTGTGCAACCTCTACCGCCTCGACCCAAGCCAGAAGGTGTTCGATTTCACCGCAGAGGAAATCCAGCAGCTCAATGTGCCGCTGGATATCTACCCCAACTATCCGGGCATTGTGATCGAGAGCGGCCAGCCCAAGGCGATGAACTGGGGCTTCCCGGCGCGTCTGAAGCACATGAAGCCCACATCGAAGCCGAAGCCGGTCAACAACACGCGTGACGACAAGCTGCGCACATTCTTCTGGCGCGACAGCTTCGAACGACGGCGTTGCCTTATTCCGGTCAGCCAATGGGCGGAAGCATGGGGCAAGCCCGGCGCCATGACAAAGACCTGGTACAGCCTGCCCGATACGGATGCCTTCGCTGTGGCTGGTATCTGGCGACACAGCGACGAATGGGGCCTGTGCTATTCGATGGTCATGACGGACGCGAACATGCAGATGGCCGAGGCCCACGACAGAATGCCGGTCATCCTCGCCCCCGACGACTATCAGCAGTGGACCCATGGCACGCCAGACGAAGCATTCGCCCTTGTCCAGACGTGGCAAGGCCCGCTTGTCGTCGATGCCACGGATGAATTGTGGTCAGTCAAACGATAG